The Neoarius graeffei isolate fNeoGra1 chromosome 10, fNeoGra1.pri, whole genome shotgun sequence sequence TACGTAGACGTCCTAATATATCAAAAGTAAGCAACACTCGGCATGCTTCTCTTCATGTATGCCTTAATATGTTTGTCATAAACTTCTAGTATGCTTgaatagatgttttttttttcttaatgacaTACCAAGACATTCTCAGAAGATAACATTCATATTTTCATGTACAATACATTGCACAACAGGGACGACGAGATCAACATtactgtttattaatacaaacatAAAAATACAACAGATTTGACAGGCATACTTGCTTCTTGACCTATCGACACTGAAGAGACTTTAACAATAATACAACTTTAAAAATCAGCCACTCAGGGCAGAACTTTTCCAAGAGATTTTGCATGTAGTTTGAGTATACATTACACATTTTTATATACACATTAATCTTATCCTAGTACAACACCCTAATGTTTTGTTTTACATAGCTTTTGACCAGTTTTGTCTAGGaaaccttttttcttttcttttttttacaaagTGCTGTGTGCTTTTGGAAATTACATCAACATTAGATCACATCATGTTCTCAGCGAATACTAAGACTAAGTCGAGACTAGACTGTCaggtttgtgtttcctttttacgaACATCGCATCTTATTTCTGAGTGATTGTGATGGTCTCTCTCTCTTAGGTTCTTAAAGATTCCATCAAAAACTCCTTAAAAAGATCTTTACAGATCCTTGAAGAATACTGAACCTTCTAACTTTTTTCTCTCAGATCCATCCGACAGCAGCTGTTCAGAGCGGCTCTACAGAACTGTTTGTAGATAGATGGGCTGCTTGTGAATCAGCCTGGCtccaaagaactgcttgttgataCGTAGGTGGCTCCTCATGGCTGAAGTCCTCAACTGAGGTCTCGTAGGAATTCTGCATGTAAACTGGAGGAGCTGGGCCGGCCCATCGCATGGCTGTAGGAATGGAGATGATGGTGGGGACAGCCTCAGTGGGATTATTTCTGACCTGAGATTCCTCATACGATGGTGGATAGAGGTCGGACCTGATGAGCAGAAAGCTCATGATTAGCCAGTTTTTCAATTTTAAGTTAATAGATTTGAAGGCAGTAAAATTGAAGTGGTAGCTCAGTGGTTAAGACTTTGGATTACTTATAAGAAGGTCATgtgttcaaatcccagtactgctAAGCTGCCACTGCTGGGCCCTTAACCAAGAGTCTTAACCTtcaactgctcagttgtataaatctaagttgctctggataagggcatctggTGAATGCTGTAAATGCTAATATGCAGGACTACTTTCATGTTATACAACAAAAATGCTTCAATGCTTGAATCTGATTGATGAGTAGACGTTGATTAATTtaatataacagcagctctgacaatttgCCAGTATTCTGTGGTTTTCTGGCATTGTGGTTTCCAGGTAACCTCACATGTTGTGATTTTTCTGTTATTAAATTCATGAGCGAGGAAGCAAGAGGCTGCTGAGGAAATGAATATAGCAGTTAAACTGATAAAAAAGTATGATATGtcattaattaataataaaactGTAATCATTGTTCTGGTATAAAGCCTTGCGGTAGATtacccagagtgtaccccgcctctcgcctgaagttcgctgggactggctccagcttcccctgccaCACTAATGGATAAGTATTATAGATAATGGCTGGCTGGATATTCTAGTACATGATTAATGAAAAACTTTGTTTACACAGTAATCCTGTTTTACACTGGATCACTGCATCACAGCACCGCTTCATCAAtatttttcctataacagcatgtcctaatCATGTTTCATTCCATACTTATTATTTTAATCAGTCCATTAAAATTTTTCACACAAAACTGCAGAGGCACTATGCTTAGGAACACTCCTGTCCCATTTTATAAAGTCCACTGAGAACAAACTATGACCAAATAGTGGTATCTATGTTAAAATTAGTTACACTGACAGTGGTGGATTAATGCCTTTGTCTTTATGACTTATTATTTCTCAGCATATTGACATATGACATTCTGTTAGAAATGATCATTTCTTGCACaggcatgttttttttaatacagtTACTGCAAAACCATATTATCATGTCTCATCCAAAGACTGCAGATCCAAATCTTTTATAATGGCAAAGCAAGCCTACCTGTCCACAGTAAAAACGTGAACATCAGCGTCTCTTGACCTCCTTACTGAGCGTTTCAGCAGCACATTCTTCATTCCGTTACCGACAGACCACAACACTCCAGCGACAATCAGGATGAAGCCCAGGATGATAAAGAGGTAAACGGAGATATCTCTCAGAATCTGCAGTTGTCCACTTTGGATGGAGTTGATATAAGCACCTACACAAATGAGGATCAAGCCAGTGGTGGGCAACACAAGCCGTGCTGCAGACAACAAGTGTCTCCTTGTATTCATGGTATCACTACAGCTAAGACGAAGCTTCCAGAGGCACAGCAACTCCCATCTCAATTTGCAATACTCTGCATCATGGTTTATTAGGAACGGACTGAAGTTTGACCTGCTTGATGTGTTTGTATGAGAAAAGGGGGAATCAGTAAATTAAGCAAGAAGAGGCCATAGCAGCACAAGTCTCATAATATTGTTTGATAAGGCTTGTGTAAAATCTGCGATAAGGCTTGTGTAAAAACAAGGCTGTGCCTACTTTCAGTAAACTCGAATTAACTTTAAACTCCATGTCAGCAGTGCATTATTTTAACAGTGGCAAACTGAGTCTGTGAGGTTTAatcaatgattttgacctttatcAGGGTCAGTGGAAAAAGACAACAAATTAAATCAGTGCTGATAAGAATACATCTAATTTATGTTGGgggttttttatttaaattttttaaaattattttcttctttttattttttctctttgTTTGTTCCATCAtttattcttttctttctctcttaggAGTGGCTTTAACAGTCCAATTAAAATGTGACTTTATATATTGCtaacaagaagaagcctttatttgtcacatgtacactccagcacagtgaaattcctcctctgtatttaacccatctgaagcagtgaacacacacatgcacacacaagtgagcaatgagcacacacacatacccagagcagtaggcagctatgctacagtgctcagggagcagttgggggttaggtgccttgctcaagggcacttcagcccaaccttcaggacaTGGCtcccccatgttaacttaaccgcatgtctttggactgtgggggaaaccggaggaaaccacacagatacggggacaacatgcaaactctacacagaaaggcccccatcagccactgggctcaaacccagactggatgttgtggggctgtcttggctgacatgcctctgtaacatcgcgtggcggttggggacagtgcctctggagtggcagaccggggtggtggtccctctttttaagaaaggggaccggagagtgtacaccaattataggggaatcacacttctcagcctccccaggaaggtttactccagggtactggagaggagaatttggccgatagtcgaacctcggatccaggaggaacaatgcggttttcgtcctggtcgtggaacactggaccagctctatacccttcatagggtgatcaagggttcatgggagtttgcccaaccagtccacatgtgctttgtggatctggagaaggcattcgaccgtgtcccttgtggtatgctgtggggggtgcttcgggagtatggggttcggggctctttgctaagggctgtccagtccctgtacgaacggagcaggagtctggttcgcattgccggcagtaagtcagacctgttcccagtgcatgttggactccagcagggctgccctttgtcaccggttctggtcataatttttatggacagaatttctaggcacagccagaggccagagggagtcctgtttgggaaccacaggatttcatctctgctttttgcagatgatgatgtcctgttggctgcttcaaaccaggaccttcagcatgcactggggcggtttgcagtcgagtgtgaagcggctgggatgagaatcagcacctccaagtccgaggccatggttctcaactggaaaagggtggcttgccctctccagattgatggagaagtcctgcctcaagtggaggagtttaagtatctcgggatcttgttcacgagtgaaggaaggatggagtgtgagatcgacaggcggatcggtgcagcctccgcagtgatgcagtcgctttaccagtctgtcgtggtgaagaaggagctgagccaaaaggcgaagctctcgatttaccggtcgagctacgttccgactctcacctatggtcatgagctttgggtaatgactgaaagaacaagatcgcggatacaagcagccgaaatgggtttcctttgcagggtggctgggcgctcccttagagatagggtgagatgcacaatcactcaggaggagctcagagtagagccgctgctcctctatattgagaggaatcagctgaggtggcttgggcatctctttcagatgcccccggacgcctccctggggaggtgttccaggcatgtccccccgagaggaggccccggggaagacccaggacacgctggagggactatgtctttcggctggcctgggaattcctccgtgttcttcccgaggagctggccaaggtgtctggggagagggaagtttgggtttccatgctcag is a genomic window containing:
- the LOC132892607 gene encoding transmembrane protein 252-like, with protein sequence MNTRRHLLSAARLVLPTTGLILICVGAYINSIQSGQLQILRDISVYLFIILGFILIVAGVLWSVGNGMKNVLLKRSVRRSRDADVHVFTVDRSDLYPPSYEESQVRNNPTEAVPTIISIPTAMRWAGPAPPVYMQNSYETSVEDFSHEEPPTYQQAVLWSQADSQAAHLSTNSSVEPL